The Vespula vulgaris chromosome 22, iyVesVulg1.1, whole genome shotgun sequence genome window below encodes:
- the LOC127071492 gene encoding ubiquitin recognition factor in ER-associated degradation protein 1 isoform X2 gives MFGFNMFPEIPRPFNTQYKCFSVSMLPGIYRQDVERGGKIIMPPSALEQLTRLNINYPMLFKLTNKKTNRITHCGVLEFVADEGKVYLPYWMMHNLLLEEGELLNVESVSLPIAKFSRFQPQSEDFLDITNPKAVLENGLRSFACLTTGDVIAIKYNQRIYEMCVLETKPGPAVSIIECDMNVEFAPPLGYKEPERETKNNEKDVDPADLMPTPTGFVPFKGQGNRLDGKKRKDSSQLDSVMNKVAYVRGIPDYDYKIGTLRFLRNMKPVNNKEVKDQDEFKAFTGEGFSLRKSRK, from the exons ATG TTCGGGTTTAACATGTTCCCGGAGATTCCGAGGCCCTTTAATACGCAGTACAAGTGCTTCTCCGTGTCGATGTTACCAGGAATTTATAGACAAGATGTAGAACGTGGTGGAAAAA taatcaTGCCTCCATCAGCTCTAGAACAACTTacaagattaaatattaattatccaATGTTGTTCAAATTAACGAATAAGAAAACTAATAGAATTACTCATTGCGGAGTTCTAGAATTCGTTGCGGATGAAGGAAAAGTTTATTTGCCTTATTGG ATGATGCATAACCTTCTTCTGGAAGAAGGGGAGTTGTTAAACGTAGAAAGTGTATCTCTTCCTATTGCAAAATTTTCACGTTTTCAACCACAATCAGAAGACTTTTTAGATATCACAAATCCAAAAGCAGTATTAGAAAATGGTTTAAGAAGTTTTGCATGTCTCACTACAGGGGATGttattgcaataaaatataatcaaagaaTATATGAAATGTGTGTATTAGAAACTAAACCTGGTCCAGCAGTCAGCATTATTGAATGTGATATGAATGTTGAATTTGCTCCGCCTCTTGGATATAAAGAgccagaaagagaaacaaaaaacaatgAGAAAGATGTAGATCCTGCAGATTTAATGCCAACACCTACCGGTTTTGTACCGTTCAAGGGACAAGGAAACAGATTAGACGGTAAAAAGCGTAAGGATTCGTCTCAACTTGATTCAGTGATGAATAAAGTGGCCTATGTAAGAGGTATTCCtgattatgattataaaataggCACTTTGAGgtttttaagaaatatgaaGCCTGTTAATAACAAAGAA GTAAAAGATCAAGATGAATTTAAAGCGTTCACTGGAGAAGGTTTCTCCCTTAGAAAGtcaagaaaatga
- the LOC127071491 gene encoding sarcoplasmic calcium-binding protein — translation MVNVLFKTIVRSMMSKGLVKERITPTLFRAFSNVNQEYNQTDRKLQFYKPTKRLYSERKIHNRQILTAIDEIDSDIDSDYEQERGQTPFWRRKMRTLHSHLDVNKDGIISYDDFMLLAERFSKIGNLSPGETIEFKKILTDLWEELWGEVSPYNLICIEKYLEEMHHVLNDPSLKKKCHSFLPFLFKAIDKDQNGEISIKEYKLFFKCLGLENDHAVVSFNYIDINEDGKLSLEEFVTVGRDFFLTEDHTRPSKHFWGPLVD, via the exons atggtaaatgttttattcaaaaccATCGTACGTTCGATGATGTCCAAGGGACTTGTTAAAGAGAGAATTACACCGACGTTATTTAGGGCATTTTCTAACGTGAACCAGGAATATAATCAAACCGATCGAAAATTACAG tTCTATAAACCGACCAAGAGATTATacagcgaaagaaaaattcataatagACAGATTTTAACAGCTATAGACGAAATTGATAGTGATATTGATTCTGATTATGAACAGGAAAGA GGACAGACACCTTTTTGGAGAAGGAAAATGAGAACTTTGCATAGTCATTTAGATGTAAATAAAGACGGAATAATCAGTTATGATGATTTCATGCTATTGGCAGAAAGATTTTCTAAAATAGGAAACTTATCTCCAGGAGAAActatagaatttaaaaaaatactaaCA GACTTGTGGGAAGAATTATGGGGAGAAGTTAGTCCTTATAATCTAATttgcattgaaaaatatttagaggAAATGCATCATGTACTTAATGATccttcattgaaaaaaaaatgtcatagtttcttaccttttctttttaag GCAATTGATAAAGATCAAAATGGAGAGATCTccataaaagaatataaattattttttaaatgtttggGACTAGAAAATGAT CATGCTGTTGTATCATTCAATTACATTGACATAAATGAAGATGGAAAACTCAGTTTGGAAGAATTTGTAACTGTAGgtagagatttttttcttactgaAGATCATACAAGGCCAAGCAAACACTTTTGGGGCCCTTTGGtagattaa
- the LOC127071492 gene encoding ubiquitin fusion degradation protein 1 homolog isoform X1 has product MTFHFQFGFNMFPEIPRPFNTQYKCFSVSMLPGIYRQDVERGGKIIMPPSALEQLTRLNINYPMLFKLTNKKTNRITHCGVLEFVADEGKVYLPYWMMHNLLLEEGELLNVESVSLPIAKFSRFQPQSEDFLDITNPKAVLENGLRSFACLTTGDVIAIKYNQRIYEMCVLETKPGPAVSIIECDMNVEFAPPLGYKEPERETKNNEKDVDPADLMPTPTGFVPFKGQGNRLDGKKRKDSSQLDSVMNKVAYVRGIPDYDYKIGTLRFLRNMKPVNNKEVKDQDEFKAFTGEGFSLRKSRK; this is encoded by the exons ATGACTTTCCACTTTCAGTTCGGGTTTAACATGTTCCCGGAGATTCCGAGGCCCTTTAATACGCAGTACAAGTGCTTCTCCGTGTCGATGTTACCAGGAATTTATAGACAAGATGTAGAACGTGGTGGAAAAA taatcaTGCCTCCATCAGCTCTAGAACAACTTacaagattaaatattaattatccaATGTTGTTCAAATTAACGAATAAGAAAACTAATAGAATTACTCATTGCGGAGTTCTAGAATTCGTTGCGGATGAAGGAAAAGTTTATTTGCCTTATTGG ATGATGCATAACCTTCTTCTGGAAGAAGGGGAGTTGTTAAACGTAGAAAGTGTATCTCTTCCTATTGCAAAATTTTCACGTTTTCAACCACAATCAGAAGACTTTTTAGATATCACAAATCCAAAAGCAGTATTAGAAAATGGTTTAAGAAGTTTTGCATGTCTCACTACAGGGGATGttattgcaataaaatataatcaaagaaTATATGAAATGTGTGTATTAGAAACTAAACCTGGTCCAGCAGTCAGCATTATTGAATGTGATATGAATGTTGAATTTGCTCCGCCTCTTGGATATAAAGAgccagaaagagaaacaaaaaacaatgAGAAAGATGTAGATCCTGCAGATTTAATGCCAACACCTACCGGTTTTGTACCGTTCAAGGGACAAGGAAACAGATTAGACGGTAAAAAGCGTAAGGATTCGTCTCAACTTGATTCAGTGATGAATAAAGTGGCCTATGTAAGAGGTATTCCtgattatgattataaaataggCACTTTGAGgtttttaagaaatatgaaGCCTGTTAATAACAAAGAA GTAAAAGATCAAGATGAATTTAAAGCGTTCACTGGAGAAGGTTTCTCCCTTAGAAAGtcaagaaaatga
- the LOC127071493 gene encoding vacuolar protein sorting-associated protein 29 has protein sequence MLVLVLGDLHIPHRCSSLPSKFKKLLVPGRIQHILCTGNLCTKESYDYLKTLASDVHVVRGDFDENLNYPEQKVVTVGQFRIGLSHGHQVVPWGDPEALALIQRQLDVDILISGHTHKFEAYEHENKFYINPGSATGAYNPLDTSVIPSFVLMDIQSSTVVTYVYQLVGDDVKVERIEYKKS, from the exons ATG CTTGTTTTAGTGTTGGGAGATCTGCACATTCCACATAGGTGTAGCAGTCTTCCAAGCAAATTTAAAAAGCTTTTGGTACCAGGTAGAATACAACACATATTGTGTACAGGTAATCTTTGTACAAAAGAATCATATGATTATTTAAAGACATTAGCCAGTGATGTACATGTAGTACGAGGAGATTTTGATGAG aatttaaattatcCAGAACAAAAAGTTGTCACTGTTGGACAATTTAGAATAGGATTATCACATGGTCATCAAGTTGTACCATGGGGAGATCCAGAAGCTTTAGCCTTGATTCAAAGACAGTTGGAtgttgatattttaatatctggTCATACTCATAAATTTGAAGCTTACgaacatgaaaataaattttatataaatcctGGATCAGCAACAGGAGCATATAATCCCTTGGATAC atCGGTTATTCCATCTTTTGTTCTAATGGATATACAAAGTTCTACAGTTGTAACTTATGTGTATCAGCTAGTTGGAGATGATGTAAAAGTAGAGAggattgaatataaaaagagttaA
- the LOC127071490 gene encoding cell cycle checkpoint control protein RAD9A isoform X2 encodes MYVQPQPNSLSFRAVNMANSAYADFTFFENYFSYYIFDDLEEEDTLKCKISMRSAMTVFKTSNMIDKQVETCHIELKPNADFLFITLKYNNSIIKKHILPIIDCEKLQAAYIKDDATNQLCSQSNILGDAIQNFQQNLIEITFEILPQKVLLRNYIDDTSNIANVTRTQLVLGRGEFDRYSVNTETTITFCMKELRAILNFAEFVKLPISIYLESAGRPAVFVLKNTTFEANLVLSTLNSDVDSQSETTITSKAPKYVRKRATVKRSTKRSSKSLNRSNDTSFSNTTITSKQKESSHMKIGKEVRNNDTHISSKEYNQNEILIDANTSTTDDIFSKPSVSNNEKKLVCNVFSNILKRKSSEGCTKDLDNAAGEKDNDNLENTVPKSPSPPSKKARFIFRKCFQATFDPRMLPGHDIILAEDSDENSE; translated from the exons ATGTATGTACAACCTCAACCAAATAGCTTATCCTTTCGTGCAGTTAATATGGCCAATTCTGCATACGCTGACTTtactttttttgaaaattacttttcatattacatatttGATGATCTTGAGGAGGAAGATACtcttaaatgtaaaatttctaTGAGG aGTGCTATGACAGTCTTCAAAACATCAAATATGATAGATAAACAGGTAGAAACCTGTCATATTGAGTTAAAACCAAATgcagattttctttttattactttaaaatataataacagtatcataaagaaacatattttgCCTATCATAGATTGTGAAAAATTACAG gcTGCATATATCAAAGATGATGCAACTAATCAGTTATGTTCACAATCTAATATACTTGGAGATGCAATACaaaattttcaacaaaatttaattgaaatcacTTTTGAAATACTACCACAAAAAGTTTTgcttagaaattatatagatgATACATCCA acATAGCTAATGTAACAAGGACACAGCTAGTACTAGGTAGAGGTGAATTTGATCGATATTCAGTTAATACAGAGACAACAATTACATTTTGTATGAAAGAATTAAGAGCAATTCTTAATTTTGCTGAATTTGTTAAATTACCAAttagtatatatttagaaagtGCAGGAAG acCTGCTGTGTTTGTGTTAAAAAATACAACTTTCGAAGCAAATTTGGTACTGTCTACTTTAAATTCTGATGTAGATAGTCAATCTGAGACAACTATTACTTCTAAAGCACCTAAGTATGTACGAAAAAGGGCTACAGTTAAAAGATCAACAAAACGATCATCTAAATCTTTAAATAGATCAAATGAtacatctttttctaatactaCGATTACATCAAAGCAAAAGGAATCAAGTCACATGAAAATAGGGAAAGAAGTGAGAAATAATGATACTCATATATCttcaaaagaatataatcaaaatgaaattctaATAGACGCAAATACGTCGACTACCGATGACATTTTCTCAAAACCTAGTGTAtctaataatgaaaagaaattagtatgtaatgtattttcaaacatattaaaaagaaaatccagtGAAGGTTGTACAAAAGACCTGGATAATGCCGCTGGAGAAAAGGACAATGATAATCTAGAAAATACTGTGCCTAAATCGCCATCTCCTCCATCTAAGAAAGCACGCTTTATctttagaaaatgttttcaagcAACGTTTGATCCACGAATGTTGCCTGGTCATGATATAATTCTAGCTGAAGATTCAGATGAAAACAGCGAATAA
- the LOC127071490 gene encoding cell cycle checkpoint control protein RAD9A isoform X1 gives MKCVIPGANVKIVAKAIHALAKIGDEMYVQPQPNSLSFRAVNMANSAYADFTFFENYFSYYIFDDLEEEDTLKCKISMRSAMTVFKTSNMIDKQVETCHIELKPNADFLFITLKYNNSIIKKHILPIIDCEKLQAAYIKDDATNQLCSQSNILGDAIQNFQQNLIEITFEILPQKVLLRNYIDDTSNIANVTRTQLVLGRGEFDRYSVNTETTITFCMKELRAILNFAEFVKLPISIYLESAGRPAVFVLKNTTFEANLVLSTLNSDVDSQSETTITSKAPKYVRKRATVKRSTKRSSKSLNRSNDTSFSNTTITSKQKESSHMKIGKEVRNNDTHISSKEYNQNEILIDANTSTTDDIFSKPSVSNNEKKLVCNVFSNILKRKSSEGCTKDLDNAAGEKDNDNLENTVPKSPSPPSKKARFIFRKCFQATFDPRMLPGHDIILAEDSDENSE, from the exons ATGAAGTGTGTCATACCTGGGGCAAATGTGAAAA TTGTAGCAAAAGCTATCCATGCTTTAGCAAAGATTGGAGATGAAATGTATGTACAACCTCAACCAAATAGCTTATCCTTTCGTGCAGTTAATATGGCCAATTCTGCATACGCTGACTTtactttttttgaaaattacttttcatattacatatttGATGATCTTGAGGAGGAAGATACtcttaaatgtaaaatttctaTGAGG aGTGCTATGACAGTCTTCAAAACATCAAATATGATAGATAAACAGGTAGAAACCTGTCATATTGAGTTAAAACCAAATgcagattttctttttattactttaaaatataataacagtatcataaagaaacatattttgCCTATCATAGATTGTGAAAAATTACAG gcTGCATATATCAAAGATGATGCAACTAATCAGTTATGTTCACAATCTAATATACTTGGAGATGCAATACaaaattttcaacaaaatttaattgaaatcacTTTTGAAATACTACCACAAAAAGTTTTgcttagaaattatatagatgATACATCCA acATAGCTAATGTAACAAGGACACAGCTAGTACTAGGTAGAGGTGAATTTGATCGATATTCAGTTAATACAGAGACAACAATTACATTTTGTATGAAAGAATTAAGAGCAATTCTTAATTTTGCTGAATTTGTTAAATTACCAAttagtatatatttagaaagtGCAGGAAG acCTGCTGTGTTTGTGTTAAAAAATACAACTTTCGAAGCAAATTTGGTACTGTCTACTTTAAATTCTGATGTAGATAGTCAATCTGAGACAACTATTACTTCTAAAGCACCTAAGTATGTACGAAAAAGGGCTACAGTTAAAAGATCAACAAAACGATCATCTAAATCTTTAAATAGATCAAATGAtacatctttttctaatactaCGATTACATCAAAGCAAAAGGAATCAAGTCACATGAAAATAGGGAAAGAAGTGAGAAATAATGATACTCATATATCttcaaaagaatataatcaaaatgaaattctaATAGACGCAAATACGTCGACTACCGATGACATTTTCTCAAAACCTAGTGTAtctaataatgaaaagaaattagtatgtaatgtattttcaaacatattaaaaagaaaatccagtGAAGGTTGTACAAAAGACCTGGATAATGCCGCTGGAGAAAAGGACAATGATAATCTAGAAAATACTGTGCCTAAATCGCCATCTCCTCCATCTAAGAAAGCACGCTTTATctttagaaaatgttttcaagcAACGTTTGATCCACGAATGTTGCCTGGTCATGATATAATTCTAGCTGAAGATTCAGATGAAAACAGCGAATAA
- the LOC127071682 gene encoding endonuclease G, mitochondrial, whose protein sequence is MKNVKLALGLFTVSGLGGWYIGKYSKQGKHSHTEEDNGTSIFHNIKRMPGLPIFGTVSAHENLLESSDVESDMGSKLSATATRVSQIMKFGFPGYDNIRSYEDFILSYDRRNRVAHWVFEHLNKERLQYNENVNRSKCEFTPDTSIHPYFRSDNSDYKGSGYDRGHLAAAGNHKLHQKHVDETFYLSNMAPQVGIGFNRHSWNRLEKYVRKLTDVYKDVYVCTGPLYIPKRDNENGKLYVRYEVIGANHVAVPTHFYKVIVGATHDSNFEMEAYIMPNMPIDDNTPLTNFRVPPETIERAAGLLFFDKLSREKLRKVNGKSIA, encoded by the exons ATGAAGAATGTTAAGTTAGCATTAGGATTATTCACGGTAAGTGGATTAGGTGGTTGGTATATAGGCAAATATTCTAAACAAGGAAAACATTCTCATACGGAGGAAGACAATGGAACGagtatttttcataatattaaacGTATGCCCGGTTTGCCAATATTTGGTACAGTATCTGCACATGAAAATCTCTTAGAATCTTCAGATGTAGAATCGGATATGGGTTCAAAATTATCTGCAACTGCAACAAGAGTATCCCAg ATTATGAAATTTGGTTTTCCTGGTTATGATAACATCAGATCATATGAAGATTTTATATTGTCTTATGATAGAAGAAATCGTGTTGCTCATTGGGTATTTGAACatttaaacaaagaaagattacaatataatgaaaatgtaaatcGTTCAAAATGTGAATTTACGCCAGATACAAGTATACATCCTTATTttag aTCTGATAACAGTGATTATAAAGGAAGTGGTTATGATCGTGGGCATTTAGCAGCAGCTGGAAATCATAAATTACATCAAAAACATGTGGATGAaacattttatctttcaaatatgGCACCACAAGTTGGCATTGGTTTTAATAGGCACTCTTGGaatagattagaaaaatatgtgaGAAAATTAACTGATGTTTATAAAGATGTTTATGTTTGTACTGGTCCATTATATATTCcaaa aagagataatgaaaatgGTAAATTATATGTACGTTACGAAGTTATTGGTGCAAATCATGTTGCAGTACCAACACACTTTTATAAAGTAATTGTTGGCGCAACTCATGACTCAAATTTTGAAATGGAGGCTTATATAATGCCAAATATGCCCATTGATGACAATACTCCTCTTACAAATTTTCGG gTACCACCAGAAACTATTGAAAGAGCAGCAGGTCTtctattttttgataaattatctCGTGAAAAACTTAGGAAAGTCAATGGGAAAAGTATagcataa
- the LOC127071683 gene encoding adenylate cyclase type 2-like isoform X3 gives MVNIEECFPDVIVHSIIGALLCPTIALSFRSKIIARNTYLPVLLSCLVVTLLVIGDLMVPLYYTLVYTEDIAPIRPTYATHTLLACYVFLPLTENLHAFVLGITATMCYLVTLLLITYRNTPDYISKITTDAIYYVCVNGLGLYFRFMNEVVIRRSFLDRRKCVETTLKLNYEKDQEEQLTRSILPQHIAARIKKDFRDIFKFMEEHKKPPPKGRPRNDLCVETHNNVSILYADVVNFSGLTLSLPVRKLVETLNDLFGSFDEASERHNVLRIKFLGDCYYCVSGVPTPNSQHAKNCVDLGLDMIKIIKEVRTRVRRESGVDVNMRIGVHSGNIISGILGANKWQYDVWSRDVVIANKMEQTGKPGKVHVTQQTLDLINATEYDCVPVETLNDEVLNKYGIRSYLITPAPPDTLLMQNSENTLTVITPDTSAPSCKHYVKFLNTARPSVSSSARRRLTSPSSDHADVFAGSYRRRTHFMDSCLRDYHLMLKAADAEMEDAIKQMPLSKWDKRVSRQWTRWEHINPIFLTYKQWNWEIPFLREPDPLFKFFVACTVFVLFFMGLISLVPAITLSEWHTGTAVGYTISMLFLLTLMPLTWMHFAWNRYKDPHDEGNVPNPRNKLIYFLYQTSVKVVWSALLRTILYLVITIMLATCAMFDMIFECQNVDQLSSDNVTSSIAQVGAAKLECISTPWQMTETCSLAILTSFLFLRVHYLLKLLIGIVMVAFYAWNVWIYRNNIFQSGETWNPYLEPRVAHILSVVFLTLSLHLIDRQAEYLSRLDYQWKRQLTLEQDEAFHTRNANKLLLRNILPEHVADFYLNMDRTEGNEPYHRAHHNVAVMFASLTDLSIDESNILIDLNDIICKFDKLLFEPYYVCRIEKIKIAGTTYMAACGLEANRRDSMHSLESDENSSNNVVKVMAEFAAQMMVVLDRINAESVSSKPYKLRIGISHGEVSAGVVGAHKPLYDIWGDAVNMASRMDTTGLPGKIQVTAETANVLEQQGVKCHLRGETWVKPKGYVTTYFIGIDERRQLQRTDSIEETSL, from the exons ATG GTAAACATCGAAGAATGCTTTCCAGACGTGATAGTTCACAGTATAATAGGCGCCTTACTTTGTCCCACGATAGCGCTTTCATTCAGATCAAAAATCATCGCGAGGAATACGTATTTGCCAGTTTTGCTCTCGTGTTTGGTAGTTACGCTCTTGGTGATCGGTGATCTTATGGTACCACTCTATTACACTCTTGTGTACACCGAAGATATAGCACCGATACG ACCTACATACGCAACGCACACGCTACTAGCATGTTACGTCTTCCTACCACTAACGGAAAATCTGCACGCTTTCGTGCTCGGCATTACAGCGACGATGTGCTACTTGGTTACTCTGTTGCTCATCACTTATAGAAATACACCTGATTACATTAGCAAA ATAACCACCGATGCCATATATTACGTTTGCGTTAATGGCCTAGGTCTTTACTTTAGATTCATGAATGAGGTCGTCATACGACGATCTTTCCTTGATCGTCGAAAATGCGTCGAAACGACGTTGAAGCTTAACTATGAAAAAGATCAAGAG gAACAACTTACACGGAGTATTCTTCCACAACACATAGCcgcaagaataaaaaaggactttcgagatatttttaaatttatggAAGAGCACAAAAAACCACCACCGAAAGGAAGACCACGAAA tgATCTCTGCGTCGAAACGCACAATAACGTTTCCATTTTATACGCCGACGTGGTCAATTTTTCTGGCTTAACTCTCTCATTACCCGTGCGAAAACTGGTCGAAACTCTGAACGACTTGTTTGGTAGTTTCGACGAAGCATCCGAGAGGCATAATGTATTGCGAATAAAGTTTTTAGGCGATTGCTACTATTGTGTAAGCGGTGTGCCCACGCCGAACTCGCAACACGCCAAAAACTGCGTCGACTTAG GCCtcgatatgataaaaattatcaaagaagTAAGAACCAGGGTTCGTCGAGAGAGCGGAGTAGACGTCAACATGAGAATCGGTGTTCACTCGGGCAATATAATATCCGGGATATTAGGCGCGAACAAGTGGCAATACGATGTGTGGTCGCGAGATGTTGTGATAGCGAATAAGATGGAACAAACCGGGAAACCTGGAAAAGTTCATGTTACTCAACAGACTTTGGATCTCATTAACGCTACCGAATACGACTGCGTACCAGTTGAAACATTGAACGATGAAGTTCTTAATAAATATGGAATTCGCAGTTACTTAATTACACCCGCTCCACCAGATACATTGTTGATGCAG AACAGCGAGAACACCTTGACGGTAATTACACCGGATACCTCGGCACCAAGCTGCAAGCATTACGTCAAATTCTTGAACACTGCACGACCAAGTGTATCGTCAAGTGCACGGAGACGATTGACCTCACCGAGTAGTGATCACGCAGATGTATTTGCCGGTAGTTATAGGCGCAGAACTCACTTCATGGATTCCTGTTTGAGGGACTATCATCTTATGCTTAAAGCAGCAGACGCGGAAATGGAAGATGCTATTAAGCAGATGCCGCTTAGCAAATGGGA CAAACGTGTTTCTAGGCAATGGACCAGATGGGAACATATCAATCCAATTTTCCTCACATACAAACAGTGGAATTGGGAGATACCATTTCTGCGCGAGCCAGATCcccttttcaaattttttgtcGCATGTACCGTATTCGTACTTTTCTTCATGGGTCTTATATCACTTGTACCAGCGATCACGCTATCAGA ATGGCATACCGGCACGGCCGTCGGTTATACGATAAGCATGTTGTTTCTTCTAACGCTAATGCCTCTTACCTGGATGCACTTCGCATGGAATCGTTATAAAGATCCACACGACGAGGGAAACGTTCCGAATCCTCGTAACAAATTGATATACTTTTTGTATCAAACAAGCGTCAAG GTTGTTTGGAGCGCATTGCTCAGGACAATTCTCTATTTGgtaataacgataatgttAGCGACATGCGCTATGTTTGATATGATT tttGAATGTCAAAACGTGGACCAATTGTCGAGTGATAACGTAACATCTAGTATAGCACAAGTGGGTGCCGCTAAACTTGAGTGTATTTCTACACCCTGG CAAATGACGGAAACCTGCTCTTTGGCCATCCTTACGAGTTTTCTCTTCCTAAGAGTGCATTACCTTTTAAAATTACTGATAGGTATCGTAATGGTAGCATTTTATGCATGGAACGTTTGGATATATCGTAACAATATATTCCAG tCAGGCGAAACATGGAATCCATATTTGGAACCAAGAGTGGCACACATTTTAAGCGTTGTCTTTCTCACACTTTCGCTGCACCTTATTGATCGTCAG GCAGAATACTTGAGCAGATTAGACTATCAATGGAAACGACAATTGACGCTGGAACAGGACGAAGCTTTTCATACGAGAAAtgctaataaattattacttcgTAACATTTTACCAGAACACGTTG CGGATTTCTACTTAAATATGGATAGAACAGAAGGAAATGAACCATATCATCGTGCACATCATAATGTCGCCGTAATGTTTGCATCCTTGAcggatctatcgatcgatgaaagcAATATCCTTATCGACTTGAACGATATCATATGTAAATTCGACAAGTTGTTATTCGAACCATACTACGTCTGtcgtattgaaaaaataaaaatagcag GAACAACATACATGGCAGCTTGCGGCCTTGAAGCTAACCGTCGCGATTCTATGCATAGCTTAGAAAGTGACGAAAATTCTAGCAACAACGTGGTCAAAGTTATGGCCGAATTTGCAGCTCAGATGATGGTAGTTCTAGATAGAATAAATGCTGAATCTGTTTCGTCCAAACCATATAA ATTGAGAATTGGCATATCGCATGGTGAGGTTTCAGCTGGTGTTGTTGGAGCACATAAACCTCTTTATGATATTTGGGGAGACGCCGTCAATATGGCATCAAGAATGGATACTACAGGATTGCCAGGCAAAATACAG GTAACAGCTGAAACTGCTAACGTATTGGAACAACAAGGTGTCAAATGTCACTTACGCGGTGAAACGTGGGTTAAGCCAAAAGGATATGTCACGACGTATTTCATAGGTATTGATGAAAGGAGACAGCTTCAAAGAACAGATTCTATAGAAGAAACTAGTCTCTAA